In Rahnella variigena, one DNA window encodes the following:
- a CDS encoding acyl-CoA dehydrogenase translates to MNRKLLALLMAAITLPVAAEQYVKPGAVLTLNPGKDNAEFNINASTGDASGVCNMEGTAQQIAAGESQKRRWVWNDNTSQCVAVISELNNGKASVMTRGCEDYCGASATGTMDGLFNKK, encoded by the coding sequence ATGAACAGAAAACTGTTGGCCTTATTGATGGCAGCCATAACGTTACCTGTCGCAGCAGAGCAGTACGTAAAACCCGGAGCGGTTCTAACCCTGAATCCGGGAAAGGACAATGCTGAATTCAACATTAATGCCTCAACGGGGGATGCTTCGGGCGTATGCAATATGGAGGGGACAGCACAGCAAATAGCTGCTGGAGAAAGCCAGAAGCGCCGCTGGGTCTGGAATGACAATACCAGCCAGTGTGTTGCAGTAATTAGTGAGCTGAATAACGGCAAGGCCAGCGTTATGACTCGTGGTTGCGAAGATTACTGTGGTGCTTCCGCGACAGGCACAATGGATGGTCTATTTAATAAGAAGTAA
- a CDS encoding retron St85 family RNA-directed DNA polymerase: protein MTLSIRRDILSWAIAVIQPATISDIYNFLTSVLKDKDAMPSRDAIVIEVLALIELNDIARVSQKPTRYSITAKGNNRLNKRLRHLRDRMRLFLLKNAYRGSLKQPSAIFDEETNDVSSFIRKAVEIKDAQRPNSSLVADQTAVWSLVSEQFSIGPNEVADGVPLIPTFYSFDANYFDGELRSVVDLSEAIGISIRLITSIVKNKQKHYRTFPVIKKSGGERVIDAPRTFLKVIQRWLSDFLLNKLPVHDFCFSYKKGQSIRHNAQIHVGKKFVLNIDVKDFFGSITKKMIFTALIENGFENKLAKIVSELCTYNDRLPQGAPSSPILSNSILYKMDCFLTEQGVLFDYNYSRYADDITISSNDRLTMELGRETIFRCLNESGFDINDGKTRVAATNSRQIVTGLVVNKKVQPTRAYRRKVRAMFDHAKKNPGSFTDRYNVLTGCFYYLASFGCISHSKINEYENTLSLLKELAKR, encoded by the coding sequence ATGACACTTTCTATTCGCAGAGATATATTGAGTTGGGCTATTGCAGTTATACAACCTGCCACTATTAGCGATATTTATAATTTTTTGACATCAGTTTTAAAAGATAAAGATGCAATGCCATCTCGTGATGCTATTGTGATTGAAGTTTTAGCATTGATAGAACTTAATGATATAGCTAGGGTTTCCCAAAAGCCAACGCGATATAGCATTACCGCGAAAGGTAATAATCGGTTAAATAAAAGACTAAGGCATTTAAGGGATAGAATGCGATTGTTTTTGCTTAAGAATGCTTATCGTGGTAGTCTTAAACAGCCATCAGCAATTTTCGATGAGGAAACGAATGATGTTTCGTCATTCATACGTAAAGCTGTTGAAATTAAAGATGCACAGCGACCAAACAGCAGTTTGGTCGCCGACCAAACTGCTGTTTGGTCGCTGGTCTCTGAGCAATTTTCTATTGGTCCGAACGAAGTTGCTGATGGCGTCCCTTTGATACCCACATTTTATTCTTTTGATGCTAATTATTTCGATGGTGAACTTCGAAGTGTTGTTGATTTAAGCGAAGCGATCGGAATATCAATTAGACTTATCACATCGATTGTGAAAAATAAGCAGAAGCATTATCGCACCTTTCCAGTTATTAAAAAATCTGGTGGGGAGCGGGTGATTGATGCACCCAGAACCTTTCTGAAGGTTATACAAAGATGGTTGTCAGATTTTTTATTAAATAAATTACCTGTTCACGATTTCTGTTTTTCATATAAGAAAGGTCAGTCAATAAGACACAATGCACAAATTCATGTCGGTAAAAAATTTGTTCTGAATATAGATGTTAAGGATTTTTTTGGATCTATAACTAAAAAAATGATCTTTACTGCTTTAATTGAAAATGGTTTTGAAAATAAACTTGCTAAAATTGTTTCTGAACTCTGCACATATAATGATAGATTACCGCAAGGCGCTCCTAGTAGTCCTATCTTAAGTAATTCAATTCTTTACAAAATGGATTGTTTTTTAACTGAGCAGGGTGTGTTATTTGATTACAATTATTCAAGATATGCTGATGATATAACCATCAGTTCAAATGATCGGCTGACTATGGAACTTGGAAGAGAAACTATATTTAGGTGTCTAAATGAGAGTGGTTTTGATATTAATGACGGGAAAACACGGGTTGCTGCAACTAATTCTCGACAAATAGTAACTGGTTTAGTAGTTAATAAAAAAGTGCAGCCTACTAGGGCGTACAGAAGAAAAGTAAGAGCTATGTTTGATCATGCGAAAAAGAATCCAGGTAGCTTCACGGATAGATATAATGTGTTGACAGGGTGTTTTTATTATTTAGCGAGTTTTGGCTGTATTAGTCACTCGAAAATTAATGAATACGAAAATACACTATCTTTATTAAAAGAGCTTGCTAAGAGATGA